The nucleotide window TAGGAAAAATGTAATTACGCATAAAGTGACGCAgccatacgtatgtatacaatatgtacattatactTGTACACATCTGTGCGCGACGCAAGGTAATAACCATTGGTAACAATTCCGTTGCACAGTATACTGCAGCAGAAACAATTACGTAACTTGTAACGATGTAACGTTTTCGATCGTTCGCTCGTTTAATCGCTGTGCGCAATTACAGCCTcggtatgtatataatgcatATGTGTTATTATTCGACAGTTATGCATGTCGACGCAAAACCGATATTAATTCTAACTACGCAGCATTTCAACCTCTATCCGAAGTGTTCTGCACAGAATAATAAAAGCATGGAATTTAACTTTCgattttgaacaaattttcacgtttacGATCCCTTATCAAGTGGATTTAATTCGCTTTAATATTTCCTGCAGTTATTAAAAAATCCATTGGTGCCACAACAGCTAGGAAGACTTTCAGCCGCGGCTGACGATCAAATTCGAGACGACAAATGACGGATGGGTGGTATCGCGTGCCTGTGCAACGGTTTATCGAAGAGATTAAAACCCGTTGAAAAGCCTCGAGAAGCTGCAGTGAGCTGCGAGTGCGGGTGGGAAGTCGAAACCGGACACGCGATAGCCGTTGGACTCGGTATCTTGGAAGGGAAACGTCTCTTCCTTCTTGCCGTGGGGATATTTGCCGAGTGGAACGTGATCCGATTCGCTGGAGGGTTGGTACCCCTGATCCTGACGGTAGTGTCCGCCTGTCTAGGCGGGCCGGCAGCCTTCGCCACAGTCTTCGCAATCCAGAAGTAAAGACAAACACTATCGAGTTAACAAACGTTATCTCCGGGCAGAGTGGGAAATTCAAAGATTCTCGGTAGCGTTGTGAGTCCTGCGGTGACTGAATCGCAATCAGCATCAACATTCATGCATACCACATCAGCCGCTCTGCACGTGAAACGCGTGTGTTTGAGCTGGATGACTCGTTTCCTTTTCCCCGACTTCCTAGAAGCGTAAAACACTCGAGCGCAGGCTTTGTACTATTTATCTATCTCGCTCACTGTGCACCGATAACAAAACGCAATTTTTCCCCAACGGCATAGTTTTCAACCTGTTCCTGGCAAAGGGCCCCGCAGAATCTTTATGGAAATTGGCTCCCAGTATGTTATAGTACATATCCTCCCGATTAAAAGTTCTCATGGATACAAGTCCCAAAACCAGTAACATACTGTAAATCCAGCCAATTTCCACAAAGATTCTGCGGGGTCCTTTTCAACACCAACCGTTCGTTAAACCTTATCGATATAACAGGCGACGACGGGAACCTCGCTACCGGTGTCTCAAAGGGCTCCTGAAGTGCCTATCAATCGCGGTTCTCTTCTGCGCCCTGATGAATGCCGCCGTTATCGCGACTTTCGGTGCTTACCTCAACATACGGCGGGAGGATATTGCCGGTGTTTTCAACGCCTCGATGATGCTCTACGCGGAGGAATCGTCGCACAAAACCACCATCGACCAGCTCCAGTTCACCTTGCAGTGCTGTGGTCACGCCGGCTACAGCGACTGGATCGCGTTCGATTGGCAGGTGAGAATTTGCCCGTGTTCTTTCAGCATATCCGGTTTCTTGCCTTTTTACACGAGACCGAGTGTGAGCCGTCCTATGTCGTGTTTTGTACCTAGTATACTATAACTGCAACCTTCTCTACCACTGTCAACAGAAAGCGGACTATGCATCGCGGGACGAGATGTCGAGTCAGCGGAGGATTTCTGACGAGGATCTCCGGTCCATGGCGGTGCCGTTCAGCTGCTGCAGACTCCGATCGATGAGACCCTGTTTTCACATGGATTTTACCATGAACGCAGATACCATAAACGACAAAGGTTGCGCCGAAGTCCTGAGCCGTCTGGTTTTCCGCAGTGCCGCACTCGCCTACTGCGTTTCCGCGTTCCTCGTCCTCACGCAGATTCTTCTAGCCATCCTCGTGCTAAAAGTAGGCCGTTACAAGTTTGGAAGTTTAAAAACTGGTGCTCTGCAACTAATCGATCATTCGAAAGTTTTgcattaatcaattaatcgaaCTTGCGGTTAATCGGTATATGAATCGAAACcgccgattaatcgattaatcgcacgGTACTAGTAAAACAGTGTTCACGTTGTTAAATTGAACCCCCATCGTTATAACTCCGATTCTCCGCAGATCGCCAAGAGACCTTTTCGATCGGATTGTCCATCCCTCTGCGAATGCACGGAAAAATGTCCGTCTGTGTGCCCGCTGCTTGATCATCAATCCAGTACATCGTACGTGAGGTAGATTAATGTTTCGTTAATTGTTTCGCTTCGTGGTCCTGTTCGAGTTTCAACTATACTGCACAGGGCTTCTAGACcacaaaaaatctttctcaaAGTCCCCAAATCGATCTACGATGCATGCGCAAGTGGTGGAAATTTTAAATGTGTGCAGGCGGAATGCGCAAAAGTACTCGACATGTGGAAGCGGGGGTAAAGTGGTAAATTTGAAATGTGCGGAGTGGGTCGATTTAGAGACTTGGGAAAATTTTGGTGGTGTAGAAGCCCTGCAGCCTATTTACTAACAATTGTAACAATTGTACCTACTCTAAGAGACACTCGACATATTGGTCCTATTGAATGCCTTTCTTTAATTTAAGCTCCACCGGCAACACCTCGCCTTGTAGCGATCGTGCAAACTCGTCGGCAGCAAAGAACAGAAGAAGAAACGGGAAGCTGAATACGATATCCAGCCGGAGTTCCGGCTCCTGCAGTAGCTCGTCACCGTCGCCGCCTCCGTCCTCGGGAAAGTCGAAGACGAGTTCCGCGAAGAAGACATCGGCCAGGACGCGGTGCAACGGCGGCTGCGGGGCTGCGAGAATTCGGCCGAGTCTTCACACCGAGCATCGAGTGCCGAAAAAACGATGCGGCCAAAAACGCACCGTCCGACCGAGTTGACGTCACTTAATTCGAGCCGTCTTGATCGCGATACCAATTTGATCTACGTCAGGAATCCGCGAACAGATCCAAGATCGAGAGATCATGCAACGAATTTCACCGGCGTTATAATTCTTGCTCCTTTGATCTCATTCTCCAGTCGAATCTCGCGTACGTGAATTTACGAGAATTTGCAAGCCAGATATATGCCTATATATAACCGGTTTCCGATGGATATGTAGGTACGTTATTTATTATGTGCACACGCATATTGCCATATGAGATcgtgagagaagaaaaaaatcaatagatGTATGAGAAGAAGTGAAGGACTGCAGTGTGGATCACAGAGGGCGGAAACCTGATTCTGCGGCCTCGCTGCAGCCACGGATTCAATACCGATAAATTAATCCACCGAGGTAGATAAATTCGGTATGAAGAACGAGCTACGAGATTAAAGGGCTGCGTGGGCGATAGAATATCAGCCATGCTCCGTTTTCTTCGACAGCCGTCGTACGCGGCATGAATTAAGAGAGAAGCTGATAAACTGCAGTGAGTTCTCCGCTTCCCGCAGCGCCGATGCATCgagatttataattatttatacctatatccTGCTAGTCTGCGGCACGAGATTGCGTGCGCCCGATGCAAGGACACCTCTATACCTGTGGCACAACGCAATAATATCGTAAAAGGCTTGatcaatcgatttttcgataCTTTTCACTTATACATACACCGCGCTGCACGAAGCTGCTGATAATGGCGTCGGTCAATTATCTACCGTGTCTTCAGCACACCGTTCGGTGTGAATgtgtttttaattaattttaactcGTAACTGTTGATAAATAACGATCTATATGGAGGCGTCTACAACCGCTGATCGATGTTATTCTGTGTATCTACACGTATTTTATCTATAAagcatacatatatagtatatacacatatatcgAGTATGAGCACGTTATCTGATTCGGAAATCTTTGcgtatttgttgaaaaattagggGCTGAGGCCTATTTCGATATTGAAAAACTGCAATTTCAACCCTGAAATGGAACCTGGAGTCTATAATCCGATCGTATCCATATCTTTATTTATCCGTctctgaatatatataatattgccttatttttctacaaattaatctgtataatgtacatacgtacaaagACGCCGTTGAGGCGGAATATAATTCGGAACGATCGTTATCGTCGGGGATTTTGCGGTAAAGGAAGACCCGCGAATCGCGAGTAATTATAAATCCTTGGTCTCGGTTTCTAACTCCTTAATTGCGATAAGAATTGCGTACGTCGGTGGCAGGGTAATGTGCACGATGAATTCTTCTTTGATtagaaaataatatcaattatACCATCAAAGATCTAACGAGGAGATAATGGCTTCGTAGATACCTATATAGGTATAAGAGAACAGCGTTGGTGGGCGGGACGAATACTCTTGTAGCTTCACAATGTGACAAATTTCATCAACTTATATAATGTTGTACATATGCACTGTTAACGATTGGCTGACCTGCGTTTAAATTGGATATAAACACGGCGAGGGAACTGCTTGGAGGGGGAAAATCGGTTCGGCTATTCATTCACGTGCTAGATGCAGAGACTCAGTATTATACGCGACTCGATTCCTTGCCAGACGCGAAAACATCCAGAGACCGGAGGAACTGCAGAACCGCGATCCTCAATAATTTGTCTCCTCTTGAATTTAACCCAGTGGGCTTTGTTCAGTGATCGGCGTAGAAGGACAATCCCAAAGTATTATCGAATTTGAGAATATAGGGAATATACTTTTATACAACTTTTTACAAAACTTAGATGAGGTTGGTATAATATGtagaaataaacttgaagCACGTTGCTATTTCattgatttattcattcggacaagtttaattatttatttctttcttttcaagagatattttttgttttgcttagaaataattatattttttccaacatatcttatctatatttttcttgtttgtcAGCGTGCAGGGCGCAGAAATTGGCAGTGAGATAATTCCTGGGCTACCTATAATAATGTAAgtgtacataataatattgtgtATTAAGCAAAAGGAATAAGAAGCTTGAGTAATAAATGTGAGGGGAATTCAGACGACGTTTTCTTATCAATTTCAACGAGTCGAGTATTACAGTGCGAAAGTTATTGCAGCGGTGCAAAGCTGTgggaataaatattataatatgaataaatcGTCGGTCGTCATTTATCGCGTCATGTCGCTCGCCTAAATA belongs to Neodiprion lecontei isolate iyNeoLeco1 chromosome 5, iyNeoLeco1.1, whole genome shotgun sequence and includes:
- the LOC107217519 gene encoding uncharacterized protein LOC107217519 isoform X1: MGGIACLCNGLSKRLKPVEKPREAAVSCECGWEVETGHAIAVGLGILEGKRLFLLAVGIFAEWNVIRFAGGLVPLILTVVSACLGGPAAFATVFAIQKRRREPRYRCLKGLLKCLSIAVLFCALMNAAVIATFGAYLNIRREDIAGVFNASMMLYAEESSHKTTIDQLQFTLQCCGHAGYSDWIAFDWQKADYASRDEMSSQRRISDEDLRSMAVPFSCCRLRSMRPCFHMDFTMNADTINDKGCAEVLSRLVFRSAALAYCVSAFLVLTQILLAILVLKIAKRPFRSDCPSLCECTEKCPSVCPLLDHQSSTSYVSSTGNTSPCSDRANSSAAKNRRRNGKLNTISSRSSGSCSSSSPSPPPSSGKSKTSSAKKTSARTRCNGGCGAARIRPSLHTEHRVPKKRCGQKRTVRPS
- the LOC107217519 gene encoding uncharacterized protein LOC107217519 isoform X2 is translated as MHTTSAALHVKRVCLSWMTRFLFPDFLEARRREPRYRCLKGLLKCLSIAVLFCALMNAAVIATFGAYLNIRREDIAGVFNASMMLYAEESSHKTTIDQLQFTLQCCGHAGYSDWIAFDWQKADYASRDEMSSQRRISDEDLRSMAVPFSCCRLRSMRPCFHMDFTMNADTINDKGCAEVLSRLVFRSAALAYCVSAFLVLTQILLAILVLKIAKRPFRSDCPSLCECTEKCPSVCPLLDHQSSTSYVSSTGNTSPCSDRANSSAAKNRRRNGKLNTISSRSSGSCSSSSPSPPPSSGKSKTSSAKKTSARTRCNGGCGAARIRPSLHTEHRVPKKRCGQKRTVRPS
- the LOC107217519 gene encoding uncharacterized protein LOC107217519 isoform X3; amino-acid sequence: MEIGSQRRREPRYRCLKGLLKCLSIAVLFCALMNAAVIATFGAYLNIRREDIAGVFNASMMLYAEESSHKTTIDQLQFTLQCCGHAGYSDWIAFDWQKADYASRDEMSSQRRISDEDLRSMAVPFSCCRLRSMRPCFHMDFTMNADTINDKGCAEVLSRLVFRSAALAYCVSAFLVLTQILLAILVLKIAKRPFRSDCPSLCECTEKCPSVCPLLDHQSSTSYVSSTGNTSPCSDRANSSAAKNRRRNGKLNTISSRSSGSCSSSSPSPPPSSGKSKTSSAKKTSARTRCNGGCGAARIRPSLHTEHRVPKKRCGQKRTVRPS